The following are encoded in a window of Megalops cyprinoides isolate fMegCyp1 chromosome 16, fMegCyp1.pri, whole genome shotgun sequence genomic DNA:
- the LOC118791542 gene encoding POU domain, class 4, transcription factor 3-like isoform X2, with product MMAMNGKQHFSMHPALQEPKYSSLHSSSEAMRRVCLPAPQGNIFGGFDESLLARAEALAAVDIVSHGKSHPYKPDVTYHTMSSVPCTSTTSTVPISHPSTLTSHHHVHQSLEGDLLDHISSSLTVSGMGAPDPSVMTAQVHQHHLQTMGHLHQAMGMGHAHSLSSHNGMTCINDVESDPRELEAFAERFKQRRIKLGVTQADVGSALANLKIPGVGSLSQSTICRFESLTLSHNNMIALKPVLQAWLEEAEAAYREKNSKPDLFTGNERKRKRTSIAAPEKRSLEAYFAIQPRPSSEKIAAIAEKLDLKKNVVRVWFCNQRQKQKRMKYSAVH from the exons ATGATGGCCATGAACGGCAAACAACATTTCTCTATGCACCCGGCGCTGCAGGAGCCCAAATACTCCAGCCTGCACTCAAGTTCGGAGGCTATGCGCAGAGTTTGCCTACCAGCCCCACAG GGCAATATATTCGGAGGCTTTGATGAGAGCCTGCTGGCACGCGCGGAAGCTCTGGCGGCTGTTGACATCGTCTCCCACGGCAAGAGCCATCCTTACAAGCCAGACGTAACCTACCATACCATGAGCAGTGTCCCCTGCACCTCTACCACCTCCACAGTGCCCATCTCTCACCCATCTACGCTGACCTCTCATCACCATGTCCATCAAAGTTTGGAAGGGGATCTCTTGGACCACATTTCATCAAGTTTGACAGTAAGCGGGATGGGGGCGCCGGATCCGTCCGTGATGACGGCGCAAGTGCACCAGCATCACCTTCAGACCATGGGTCATCTTCACCAAGCCATGGGCATGGGCCACGCGCATTCTCTGTCCTCGCATAACGGGATGACCTGCATTAACGACGTGGAATCTGACCCTAGAGAGCTGGAAGCCTTCGCCGAGCGCTTTAAACAAAGGAGAATCAAGCTTGGAGTAACGCAGGCGGACGTGGGGTCTGCTCTTGCTAACCTGAAGATACCTGGTGTTGGCTCTCTGAGCCAGAGCACCATCTGTAGGTTCGAATCCCTGACCTTGTCTCACAATAACATGATCGCTCTCAAACCAGTCCTTCAAGCTTGGCTGGAAGAGGCAGAAGCGGCATATcgagagaaaaacagcaagccAGACCTTTTTACCGGCAACGAAAGAAAGCGAAAACGTACCTCGATAGCTGCGCCGGAGAAACGCTCTTTGGAGGCATATTTTGCGATCCAACCCCGCCCGTCTTCGGAAAAAATCGCTGCGATCGCAGAAAAACTGGATCTGAAAAAGAACGTGGTCcgtgtttggttttgtaatcAAAGGCAAAAACAGAAGAGGATGAAATATTCGGCGGTGCATTAA
- the LOC118791542 gene encoding POU domain, class 4, transcription factor 3-like isoform X1, which translates to MMAMNGKQHFSMHPALQEPKYSSLHSSSEAMRRVCLPAPQLQGNIFGGFDESLLARAEALAAVDIVSHGKSHPYKPDVTYHTMSSVPCTSTTSTVPISHPSTLTSHHHVHQSLEGDLLDHISSSLTVSGMGAPDPSVMTAQVHQHHLQTMGHLHQAMGMGHAHSLSSHNGMTCINDVESDPRELEAFAERFKQRRIKLGVTQADVGSALANLKIPGVGSLSQSTICRFESLTLSHNNMIALKPVLQAWLEEAEAAYREKNSKPDLFTGNERKRKRTSIAAPEKRSLEAYFAIQPRPSSEKIAAIAEKLDLKKNVVRVWFCNQRQKQKRMKYSAVH; encoded by the exons ATGATGGCCATGAACGGCAAACAACATTTCTCTATGCACCCGGCGCTGCAGGAGCCCAAATACTCCAGCCTGCACTCAAGTTCGGAGGCTATGCGCAGAGTTTGCCTACCAGCCCCACAG CTCCAGGGCAATATATTCGGAGGCTTTGATGAGAGCCTGCTGGCACGCGCGGAAGCTCTGGCGGCTGTTGACATCGTCTCCCACGGCAAGAGCCATCCTTACAAGCCAGACGTAACCTACCATACCATGAGCAGTGTCCCCTGCACCTCTACCACCTCCACAGTGCCCATCTCTCACCCATCTACGCTGACCTCTCATCACCATGTCCATCAAAGTTTGGAAGGGGATCTCTTGGACCACATTTCATCAAGTTTGACAGTAAGCGGGATGGGGGCGCCGGATCCGTCCGTGATGACGGCGCAAGTGCACCAGCATCACCTTCAGACCATGGGTCATCTTCACCAAGCCATGGGCATGGGCCACGCGCATTCTCTGTCCTCGCATAACGGGATGACCTGCATTAACGACGTGGAATCTGACCCTAGAGAGCTGGAAGCCTTCGCCGAGCGCTTTAAACAAAGGAGAATCAAGCTTGGAGTAACGCAGGCGGACGTGGGGTCTGCTCTTGCTAACCTGAAGATACCTGGTGTTGGCTCTCTGAGCCAGAGCACCATCTGTAGGTTCGAATCCCTGACCTTGTCTCACAATAACATGATCGCTCTCAAACCAGTCCTTCAAGCTTGGCTGGAAGAGGCAGAAGCGGCATATcgagagaaaaacagcaagccAGACCTTTTTACCGGCAACGAAAGAAAGCGAAAACGTACCTCGATAGCTGCGCCGGAGAAACGCTCTTTGGAGGCATATTTTGCGATCCAACCCCGCCCGTCTTCGGAAAAAATCGCTGCGATCGCAGAAAAACTGGATCTGAAAAAGAACGTGGTCcgtgtttggttttgtaatcAAAGGCAAAAACAGAAGAGGATGAAATATTCGGCGGTGCATTAA